The DNA sequence TGTTCCGTATTGCATGCTTTTGGCtagtttattatttgcttTCATGTACAAATTTTCGGTGTATTATAATTTGCCTAAAACATGGAAGAAAATATCAAGTTCGGATATTGCACTAGTCACAGGTGGATCCAATGGCTTGGGCTTAGCACTTGTTGAAGAGCTTTTAAGGAAAGGCGCATTGGTATACATTTTTGATGTTAGTAAGCCCAAGTTGCTGCACGATAATCTTGTCTATGTACACTGTGATCTTAATGACGAACAAAGTGTTAACACTGAATTAAAGAAGTTGATAGATGAATTAAATTCCAGAAATACATGGATTACTATTTTGATCAACAATGCCGGTATTAGAGACaacaaatcattaataaactTGAGTTGCGACAGGGTGAGAACAATGTTCAATATAAACACATTACTGCCAATTTGGATTCTACAAAAGGTGATCAGTAATCACATTGACAATGTATTGTCGGTTTATCCCGAGGGTcagttgtttgttgttacTGTGTCTTCTATATTGGGGACTTTAGCACCCAAGAATCTATCGGTGTATTCCGCCACCAAAGCTGCCTCTATACTGATACACGAGGCGTTACACCAAGAGT is a window from the Candida dubliniensis CD36 chromosome 4, complete sequence genome containing:
- a CDS encoding uncharacterized oxidoreductase, putative, with protein sequence MLLASLLFAFMYKFSVYYNLPKTWKKISSSDIALVTGGSNGLGLALVEELLRKGALVYIFDVSKPKLSHDNLVYVHCDLNDEQSVNTELKKLIDELNSRNTWITILINNAGIRDNKSLINLSCDRVRTMFNINTLSPIWILQKVISNHIDNVLSVYPEGQLFVVTVSSILGTLAPKNLSVYSATKAASISIHEALHQELKEYSNNIRLLLVTTGQMSTAMFKDVEPSKLFFAPIVNHIQLAKVIVDKINVGYVGCISKPFYANFLPGVRTVPQCIQDFCRYISEMDNKIKE